The Camelina sativa cultivar DH55 chromosome 18, Cs, whole genome shotgun sequence DNA window ACACCGAGCAGATGCTCGACAAGGCTCTCTCCCTTGTCCTCAAGTGCCGTGCCAATGGTCTCATGAAGCGCGTCTTCACCATCATCCCCGCCGCCGCCTTCCGCAAGATGTCCGCTCAGTTGGAGAACTCCCTCGGCGACGTTTCCTGGCTCCTCCGCGTCTCTGCTCCCGCCGAAGACCGCGGCGACGCTGGCTACCTTGGTCTTCCCCCTATCGCCGCCAACGAGCCCATCCTCTGCCTCATCTGGGAGCAGATCGCCATCCTCTACACCGGCTCCCTCGAAGACCGCTCCGATGCCGCCGCCTCCCTCGTCTCCCTCGCCCGTGATAACGATCGCTACACCAAGCTTATCATCGAAGAAGGAGGCGTCGTCCCTCTCCTTAAGCTGCTCAAGGAAGGTAAGCCCGAAGGCCAAGAGAACGCCGCTCGTGCGTTAGGCCTACTGGGCCGTGATCCCGAGAGCGTGGAGCACATGATTCACGGCGGCGCTTGTTCCGTCTTCGGCAAAGTCCTCAAAGAAGCGCCAATGAAGGTCCAGGCCATGGTCGCGTGGGCTACCTCCGAGCTCGTCTCCAATCACCCCAAGTGCCAAGACATCTTCGCTCAGCACAACGCCATTCGGCTACTCGTCGGCCACTTGGCCTTCGAAACGGTGCAGGAGCACAGCAAGTACGCCATTGCCACCAACAGCAAAGCCACCTCCATTCACCACGCCGTCGCTCTCGCCAAGGAAAACCCTAACTCCACCTCCGCCAAGGGTCCTGATGACGATCAGAGCTCGATCCCGCACCCTACTGGGAAGCAAATGCCCAATCAGATGCACAACGTGGTCGTCAACACCATGGCGGTTAGGGTAAACCCTCCGAGGAAGTCTACTAGCAACGGTGTTGTGAGCCAGAGTAATGGTGTTAAGCTACCCTGCAGTCTCCAGCAGCACCAGAATTCAACTTCGAGCGCATCCAAGACTCGAGAGCTGGAGGACGCAGCGACCAAGTGTCAGCTTAAGGCAATGGCGGCCAGAGCGCTGTGGAAGCTGGCCAAAGGCAATTCCACCATCTGCAAAAGCATCACAGAGTCCAGAGCTCTCCTCTGCTTCGCTGTTCTGATTGATAAGGGCAACGAGGAGGTCAGATACAACTCAGCTATGGCATTGATGGAGATCACGGCCGTTGCAGAGCAGGATGCTGATTTGAGACGCTCCGCATTCAAACCCAATTCCCCGGCCTGCAAGGCTGTGGTTGATCAAATGCTTAGAATCATCGAGATAGCAGATTCTGAGCTACTCATCCCCTGCATCAGAACCATTGGGAACCTTGCTAGAACATTCAGAGCAACTGAGACGCGGATGATCGGGCCTCTGGTGAAGCTTCTGGACGAACGAGAGCCCGAAGTGACAGGGGAAGCAGCTGTTGCCCTCACGAAATTCGCCTGCACAGAGAACTACTTGCACAAAGATCACTCGAGGGGGATTATAGAAGCTGGAGGGGGAAAACATCTGGTTCAGTTGGCCTACTTTGGAGAGAGTGGTGTTCAGATTCCAGCGTTAGAGCTCCTCTGTTACATAGCACTCAATGTTCCAGACAGCGAGCAGCTGGCAAAGGACGAGGTTCTGGCAGTGTTGGAGTGGGCATCGAAGCAGTCTTGGGTTACACAGCTGGAGAGCTTAGAAGCTCTGTTGCTGGAAGCTAAGAGCAGACTGGACCTTTACCAGTCGAGAGGGTCCAGGGGTTTCAATTTCAATTGATTCATTGTCTTCGATTTTTGATGCAGCGAATGCAGAATACGATGTTGTTTAATACACTCTTCTTACCCATTgtaaatcaagaacaaaaaggCTTTGAGCTTTTTGTAGttgatcttctctctctctctctctctctctctctctctctctctctctctcttgattaTTTCTGTACAGATTCATATATATCTGCTGCAGACGATATCCATTGATTATTTGAGCCTTTTTAAAAGTATTTCCTGTAATCTGGGACGTTAAAATAAAACCTCCTCCCTGTGAGTCTATGACTAAACTGCTTGAGGGATGATGATGCTACATGTCAAAGTAGAAGAGTGCCCATTAAACAAACTGCTTGAGCCCAATTAGTGAGCCCAGTAACTATGGGAAGCAGAAAGATGTGACGATAGGGGAATGAAATTGGCAATGCTAAATTAGGACAAATGGTATAAGCTGTAATATATAACTTATCCTCTCTAACACTTGGCCTCACATTGCCCTTCACACAATCCACACACATCCAATCACAGCCTCATCATATATCTCCCGctaacccttttttttctttgatcttttttgcttattatcatatatatatatttttttgttgttgttgtttttctttgatctccacatcttcttcttcttcgtttgcaTCCATTCTGATCAAACATGGCTGCTGCTATAAGCGCTGCAGTCTCTTTACCTTCCTCCAAGTCGTCTTCTCTACTCACGAAGACCTCCTCTGTATCCCCTCAAAGGATTTTCCTCAAGAAGGtatcatttcatttcatttatttataattattatttttttttaatcacaagtTTGTGTGATCTGTAATGACCAAAGAAAAGATGGATCTTGACAAGCAATAATTGCTATATCTCCTGCAACTACAACACAGAGCACACTGTGTTACAGAGTTGGGGGCAGAGTTGTGTCAGTGAAGGCTCAGGTGACAACAGAGACTACCGAGGCGCCAGTGAAAGTAGTCAAGGAGTCAAAGAAACAGGAAGAAGGGATTGTTGTCAACAAATACAAACCTAAGAACCCCTACACTGGTCGATGCCTCTTGAACACCAAGATCACCGGCGATGACGCTCCCGGTGAAACCTGGCACATTGTCTTCACCACCGAAGGTAATCCTTTTATATTGCCCCATCTCATAAATTAGGGGACTTTTGCTTTTCAttataaagttttgatctttttctttagtgcattgcatttgcattgtaTATAGATTCTGCAAGATTTTGATAAGGTTGGttgaaaaaatgatgaattttagGTGAGATTCCGTATAGAGAAGGTCAATCGATAGGAGTGATTCCTGAGGGAATTGATAAGAACGGGAAGCCCCACAAGCTGAGGTTGTACTCCATCGCCAGCAGTGCCATTGGTGACTTTGGAGACTCCAAGACTGTAAGCTTTCCCTCTTTTTAACATTACCAATGAAAACTCCAA harbors:
- the LOC104762953 gene encoding uncharacterized protein LOC104762953; protein product: MADIVKQILAKPIQLSDQVVKAADEASSFKQECAELKAKTEKLAALLRQAARASNDLYERPTRRIIDDTEQMLDKALSLVLKCRANGLMKRVFTIIPAAAFRKMSAQLENSLGDVSWLLRVSAPAEDRGDAGYLGLPPIAANEPILCLIWEQIAILYTGSLEDRSDAAASLVSLARDNDRYTKLIIEEGGVVPLLKLLKEGKPEGQENAARALGLLGRDPESVEHMIHGGACSVFGKVLKEAPMKVQAMVAWATSELVSNHPKCQDIFAQHNAIRLLVGHLAFETVQEHSKYAIATNSKATSIHHAVALAKENPNSTSAKGPDDDQSSIPHPTGKQMPNQMHNVVVNTMAVRVNPPRKSTSNGVVSQSNGVKLPCSLQQHQNSTSSASKTRELEDAATKCQLKAMAARALWKLAKGNSTICKSITESRALLCFAVLIDKGNEEVRYNSAMALMEITAVAEQDADLRRSAFKPNSPACKAVVDQMLRIIEIADSELLIPCIRTIGNLARTFRATETRMIGPLVKLLDEREPEVTGEAAVALTKFACTENYLHKDHSRGIIEAGGGKHLVQLAYFGESGVQIPALELLCYIALNVPDSEQLAKDEVLAVLEWASKQSWVTQLESLEALLLEAKSRLDLYQSRGSRGFNFN